The following proteins come from a genomic window of Salvia hispanica cultivar TCC Black 2014 chromosome 4, UniMelb_Shisp_WGS_1.0, whole genome shotgun sequence:
- the LOC125217858 gene encoding NDR1/HIN1-like protein 10: MEDRNRPVTGYPAPNSHPNGYSAAAAPPPPGTAYPYASAAPPYPYAYQQQNYQYDADSIRRATCLRRIFAFVIGLVVIFGTVTFIVWLVLRPQLPEFRVDSFSISNFTLGNDSLTFTSEIKLTARNPNKKMKLGYDHIDTAIYYQSYSLSETTVAPFYQGTKNETSLTARFAAAGRFLDKAAVDGIRGERGKNGNVNFNVRMISRVKFEAKAWRTRRRFLKVFCGDLVLGLTATGRSGVLSGGPRQCRVGI, encoded by the coding sequence ATGGAAGATCGCAATAGGCCTGTCACAGGCTATCCCGCCCCCAATTCGCACCCCAACGGCTACTCAGCCGCCGCCGCTCCACCGCCGCCCGGCACCGCTTATCCTTACGCCTCCGCAGCTCCTCCCTACCCCTACGCTTACCAGCAGCAGAACTACCAGTACGACGCCGACTCGATCCGCCGCGCTACCTGCCTCCGCCGCATCTTCGCCTTCGTGATCGGCCTCGTCGTCATCTTCGGCACCGTCACCTTCATAGTCTGGCTCGTTCTCCGCCCCCAACTCCCCGAGTTCCGAGTCGACTCGTTCTCCATCTCCAATTTCACGCTCGGCAACGACTCGCTCACCTTCACCTCTGAAATCAAGCTGACCGCCAGAAACCCTAACAAAAAGATGAAGCTCGGCTACGATCACATCGACACCGCGATTTACTACCAATCCTACTCCCTCTCCGAGACTACCGTCGCTCCGTTCTACCAGGGCACGAAGAACGAGACCTCTCTGACGGCGAGATTCGCCGCCGCCGGGAGATTTCTGGATAAGGCGGCGGTGGATGGGATTCGCGGCGAGAGGGGGAAGAATGGCAATGTGAATTTCAATGTGAGGATGATTTCTAGGGTTAAATTTGAGGCGAAGGCGTGGAGAACTCGGAGGAGGTTTCTCAAGGTTTTCTGCGGGGATCTGGTCCTTGGACTAACGGCCACCGGGAGATCCGGGGTGTTAAGCGGCGGACCAAGGCAGTGCCGCGTCGGGATTTGA
- the LOC125221305 gene encoding uncharacterized protein LOC125221305, whose product MAHRGNILTLLGKVRPRFIGPYEILEEIGPVAYRLALPPSFGSVHNVFHVSQLRKYVYDPKHVIHHEEMMLNPDLSYEEKPEAILDRKVQHLRTKSITSVKVLWKHHGYEEATWELEDEMKEKYPELFE is encoded by the exons ATGGCGCATAG GGGGAATATCCTTACACTCTTGGGGAAAGTTAGGCCTCGTTTCATTGGCCCCTACGAAATCCTGGAGGAGATTGGACCCGTCGCCTATCGTTTGGCGCTGCCACCAAGTTTCGGAAGCGTGCACAACGTCTTCCATGTTTCGCAGCTGCGGAAATATGTGTACGACCCGAAACATGTGATACACCATGAAGAGATGATGTTAAACCCGGACTTGAGCTACGAAGAGAAGCCAGAAGCAATCTTAGACCGGAAGGTGCAACACCTAAGGACAAAATCCATCACTTCGGTGAAGGTCTTGTGGAAGCATCATGGATACGAAGAAGCTACATGGGAGCTGGAAGACGAGATGAAGGAAAAATACCCGGAACTGTTTGAATAG